ATGCGACGCGTGGCCAGCCAGACCTGAAACGGCTCGCACTGGCCGGCCTGCGCGCCCGTGTCCATACTCGTCTGCATGGCCAGCAATTCTTTGTCGATTTCCTCGTCCGTCGCAGTGACTTTTGCGTTCCTTGCCGCCTGCTCGATAACAAGCGCTTGGATCATCTCATCCAGCACCTGCTTGCCGTACCACTCCACGAGCGTGTCCTGGAACTGCTTTTCGGTAATCGGTTCCGTGTTCACCTGGGCAACCGGGTCCACCGCAAAGGCCGGAACCAGGAGGGTCAGTGCGAGAGCGAGCATCGTTAGCGTGCGAATCATCGGCTTCTCCTACAGTTAGATGATAGCTGTGCGGGCTAATCCGGGCCCACGGTTATCAGACGGCCTTTCAGGCGTCAGGGTTCGCAGCGACCGTCTGGGTGCCGGAAGCCCGGGCCTTGATAGCTGGGTCTATGCGCACCACCACGCGGGAACCGGCGATCTCAGCTGGGGTGCCCAGATCCCTGCTGAGGTCCCGCAGGCGACGCGCGATCTTCAGCGCCCGCTCCTTCTCCGGGTAAATCGGCCCCAGGCGGGAGCGTTCAATCCAGATGGGTGTGGCCTTGACCTGCCACTGCCCACCCTCTTTCCACCACAGTTCGAACAGCGCGCTTTCCATGCGCTCACCCTCGCGCTGGTCGAACACGAAATTGCCCATGCTGTACAGTATCGGGCGATTCTTGTAGATGCCGATGCCCTGAAGCGTGTGCGGGTGGTGCCCCAGGATGCAATCAGCCCCGGCATCGATGAGCGCCAGCGCGGTCTTGCGCTGCCGATCACTGCGCTTGCTCTGGTACTCCTCACCCCAGTGCACGGAGACGAAGAGAACATCACAGCGCTTGTCGGTGCGCCGCACCTGCTCCATGACTGCTTCCGGGTTTTCGTCAATCTTGCAGTAGGACCCATGCTCGAAACTCAAATCAGTGTATGCCAGGAAGGCCACCTTCAGGCCGCCCACACGAAATATCACGGGCTCCCAGCTTCGCTCGCGCTCGCGGTTTGCACCTACATACGCGATATTGCTCTCATCCAGACAGTCGAGAGTGTTGAGCACGCCCTCACGCCCTGCGTTGAGGGTGTGATTGTTCGCGAGTGAGACCACATCGATGCCGCCGTCTACGAGGACTTTGACCGTGGCCGGATCGGCCCGGAAGGAACAGTTCACTGGGTCGTGTGGCCCGGTTTTCGATAGCGGGCATTCCAGGTTTGCGAAGGTGAGGTCCGGTGCACGCAACTGGTCGCGGACCTTCGCGAGAATAGACTCGGGGCCATTGGCGCGGATGCGTTTGCCCACGCTGCGGTCCAGCATGATATCGCCGACAGCCGCCATCCAAAGCATCCTGCGGGCCTCGGGCGCCGGTTCGACGCTGAGAGCAGCCGCAGGGGTGAGATCAACTGCGGCGGGCCCGGGCAATGCGCCGGCCTGGGCCTGGGGTCTCTCCCCGCACCCGCTAAGGCAGCAGCACAGGAGCAGGCTCAGGGCGGCCGTGCAGAGCGGGAAGGTCCGGCACAGTGAGGGCCACGTACCCATCCGCCACCTCCATGGAGAGCAAGAGACGTGGCAATGATACGCGACTTGTGAGAGCACGTCAAACGCCTCGCAATGCGCCGGCAGGCGCGTTGGTATTCGGGGATGCGTGTCGGCCGAGGCCGAATTCGCCCTCAGCCGGCCCTTTGCCCTGAGCCTTTGCCCCGCAGACCGAGAAGCGGGTGACACAACCGCCCAGGGTTCTCATTGTTCACTTCTGTCGCCCCTGTTGGAGGCTCCAGTGACCCAGGGATGGGCCGATTCCACGGGTTCCGTTCGGCTTCGCTCCACTCCACCCTTGGCTGTAAGCTGGCGCCCAG
Above is a window of Armatimonadota bacterium DNA encoding:
- a CDS encoding CapA family protein, whose amino-acid sequence is MGTWPSLCRTFPLCTAALSLLLCCCLSGCGERPQAQAGALPGPAAVDLTPAAALSVEPAPEARRMLWMAAVGDIMLDRSVGKRIRANGPESILAKVRDQLRAPDLTFANLECPLSKTGPHDPVNCSFRADPATVKVLVDGGIDVVSLANNHTLNAGREGVLNTLDCLDESNIAYVGANRERERSWEPVIFRVGGLKVAFLAYTDLSFEHGSYCKIDENPEAVMEQVRRTDKRCDVLFVSVHWGEEYQSKRSDRQRKTALALIDAGADCILGHHPHTLQGIGIYKNRPILYSMGNFVFDQREGERMESALFELWWKEGGQWQVKATPIWIERSRLGPIYPEKERALKIARRLRDLSRDLGTPAEIAGSRVVVRIDPAIKARASGTQTVAANPDA